In Neisseria dentiae, one DNA window encodes the following:
- a CDS encoding NCS1 family nucleobase:cation symporter-1, protein MPAYIKKLKSIKPDNPRLCNDDLLPAKQNWNWYNIFAFWMSDVHSVGGYIFAGTLFALGLTSWQILITLVAGISIVMVLANLLAKPSQSAGVPYPVIARMSFGVYGANIPALLRGIIAIVWYGIQTYLASVALTIILLKFFPHLAAWQEPLFLNLSYLGWFSFFIMWTAQTALFLMKMEAIRVFLDYSGPAVYIVMFLLMLWIVYKAGWENISFSLSSEKLDFWRTIGAMLVGMSLIVNYFAGPTLNFGDFSRYCRSMKDVRIGNIWGLPVNFTAFALTVIITITGTPVIFGQMIIDPLGIVAKMDNIGIVLLLAFTFVTATVGTNIVANFVSAANDISNLYPGRISWRIGGMIAAVLSVIITPWNLYNSPEVIHYTIDLLAGTLGPMYGIILVDYYLLRKRVIQVDDLFDDSPKGIYWYQNGYNRAAVKSMIPASCLSIGIVLLADFGQGNPIMRAIGSLAPFSLVISAIVGGVLYYHLSIRNISE, encoded by the coding sequence ATGCCAGCCTACATCAAGAAGCTGAAATCGATAAAGCCGGATAACCCCAGGTTGTGTAACGATGATTTGCTGCCGGCCAAGCAAAATTGGAACTGGTATAACATTTTTGCGTTTTGGATGTCGGATGTGCACAGCGTGGGCGGTTATATTTTCGCCGGCACGCTGTTCGCGCTGGGTTTGACGTCATGGCAGATTTTGATCACGCTCGTTGCCGGTATTTCTATCGTGATGGTGCTTGCCAACTTGCTGGCCAAACCGAGCCAGTCGGCAGGTGTGCCTTACCCCGTGATTGCACGGATGTCGTTCGGCGTTTACGGTGCCAATATTCCGGCACTGTTGCGCGGCATTATCGCTATTGTTTGGTACGGCATACAGACTTACCTGGCATCGGTTGCCTTAACTATTATTCTGCTTAAGTTTTTCCCGCATTTGGCGGCGTGGCAGGAACCTTTGTTTTTAAATCTTTCCTATTTGGGATGGTTCAGCTTTTTCATTATGTGGACGGCGCAAACGGCTTTGTTTTTAATGAAAATGGAAGCCATCCGGGTGTTTTTGGATTATTCCGGCCCTGCTGTTTACATCGTGATGTTTCTGTTGATGCTGTGGATTGTGTATAAGGCCGGTTGGGAGAACATCAGTTTTTCGCTTTCTTCCGAAAAGCTCGACTTTTGGCGCACTATCGGCGCGATGCTGGTTGGTATGTCGCTGATTGTTAACTATTTTGCCGGGCCGACCTTGAATTTCGGCGACTTTTCGCGTTACTGCCGCAGTATGAAAGATGTGAGAATCGGTAATATATGGGGGCTGCCGGTTAACTTCACTGCTTTTGCTCTCACGGTAATCATCACCATAACGGGAACGCCTGTTATTTTCGGCCAAATGATTATCGACCCGCTGGGCATCGTAGCCAAAATGGATAATATCGGCATTGTGCTGTTGCTGGCGTTCACTTTTGTTACCGCAACGGTGGGCACCAATATTGTGGCGAATTTCGTTTCGGCCGCCAATGATATTTCCAACCTTTATCCCGGTCGCATCAGCTGGCGTATCGGGGGAATGATTGCCGCCGTTTTGTCTGTGATAATCACACCGTGGAATCTCTACAACTCGCCCGAAGTTATCCACTACACCATCGACCTTTTGGCCGGCACGCTCGGGCCGATGTACGGCATCATTTTGGTGGATTATTACCTGCTGAGGAAACGGGTGATCCAAGTTGATGATTTATTCGACGATTCACCCAAAGGCATTTATTGGTATCAAAACGGCTATAACCGTGCAGCGGTTAAATCCATGATTCCTGCGTCATGTCTCAGCATAGGCATCGTGCTGCTTGCCGATTTCGGGCAAGGCAACCCGATAATGCGTGCCATAGGCAGCTTGGCGCCTTTTTCGCTGGTGATCAGTGCCATAGTAGGCGGGGTTCTTTATTATCACCTCAGTATAAGAAACATATCTGAATAA
- a CDS encoding AraC family transcriptional regulator produces MAAEASETVCTKVTGHSVLVSWVSSVCQTARGYGVDPVPLLIASGLDARLLHIPDARYPVAGVRRLWDGLIQATGDPLFGLTVGKEIQAPALQGLGLAMISCGSLSDLMMIMVRYCKIISTTMNISFDHPPDLKGTKLVLRSDGGAEPMNSARLAVLAFIYRQACSLSQHLVRPLSVTLSLGVNSDAARLDDYFRVPVNLGCEKDSISFAYEDTIEPYAGANRQLMDINAAVVGRYLNRLNNMDIADRVDMLIREELQTGEPRLCTVADLLHLSPRTLQRRLREEGHSFNGLLDKARYEMAHDLLMHSDLSITEIGFRLGFSDLSNFIRACHRWFGCSPVKHRENSLLISV; encoded by the coding sequence ATGGCTGCTGAAGCAAGTGAAACGGTGTGTACCAAAGTTACCGGGCACAGCGTTTTGGTGAGTTGGGTATCGTCTGTTTGCCAGACTGCGCGGGGTTACGGTGTCGATCCCGTTCCTTTGCTGATTGCTTCGGGATTGGATGCCAGGCTGCTACATATACCGGATGCGCGTTATCCCGTAGCAGGCGTGCGCCGCCTGTGGGACGGGTTGATTCAGGCTACCGGAGATCCTTTGTTCGGTTTGACCGTGGGCAAAGAAATCCAAGCGCCGGCATTGCAAGGCCTCGGGCTGGCCATGATTTCATGCGGTTCGCTGTCTGATCTGATGATGATTATGGTGCGCTATTGCAAGATTATTTCCACCACGATGAACATCAGTTTCGACCACCCGCCCGATCTGAAGGGAACCAAGCTGGTGTTGCGTTCCGACGGAGGCGCAGAGCCGATGAACTCGGCACGCTTGGCGGTGTTGGCGTTTATTTACCGGCAGGCGTGCAGTTTGTCGCAGCATTTGGTGCGGCCGCTGTCGGTTACTTTGTCTTTGGGCGTAAACAGTGATGCGGCCCGGCTCGATGATTATTTCCGCGTTCCCGTAAATTTGGGGTGTGAGAAAGATTCGATTTCATTTGCCTATGAAGACACCATCGAGCCTTATGCCGGCGCCAACCGCCAGCTGATGGATATCAATGCGGCGGTAGTGGGCCGTTATCTCAACCGCCTGAACAATATGGATATTGCCGACAGGGTGGATATGCTGATCAGGGAAGAGCTGCAAACCGGCGAGCCGAGGTTGTGCACGGTGGCAGACTTGCTCCATTTGTCGCCCCGCACGCTGCAACGGCGGCTGCGGGAAGAAGGCCATTCGTTTAACGGTTTGCTGGACAAGGCCCGCTATGAAATGGCTCACGATCTGTTGATGCACAGTGATTTGAGTATTACCGAAATCGGCTTCAGATTGGGCTTTTCCGATTTGAGCAATTTTATCCGTGCCTGCCACCGCTGGTTTGGCTGTTCGCCTGTAAAACATAGGGAAAACAGCCTGTTAATCAGCGTATAA
- the arcC gene encoding carbamate kinase: protein MRIVIALGGNALLKRGEPLTSANQRANVRTACEQIAKIYPGNQLIITHGNGPQVGLMALQSNAYKDVPMYPLDVLGAESVGMIGYMIQQELVNFVPKEASLTTVLTQTEVDPKDPAFQKPSKPVGPVYSKEEADAVAAEKGWTMAQDNDKYRRVVPSPLPTRIFGLKPLKTLIEHNYILICAGGGGIPTYYDESGRLCGAEAVIDKDLATALLAASVEADMLVIATDIDGVYLDWGTEKQRLVQAANPDEIEKIDFAAGSMGPKVQAAVNFARSTGKTAVIGALRDIERIAAGEAGTRISMAVNGIECV, encoded by the coding sequence ATGAGAATCGTTATTGCATTGGGCGGCAATGCCCTGCTCAAACGCGGAGAGCCGTTAACTTCCGCCAACCAGCGCGCCAACGTGCGAACCGCCTGCGAACAAATCGCCAAAATCTATCCGGGCAACCAACTTATCATTACCCACGGCAACGGGCCGCAAGTCGGCCTGATGGCTTTGCAGAGCAATGCCTATAAAGATGTGCCCATGTATCCGCTTGATGTTTTGGGTGCGGAATCGGTCGGCATGATCGGCTATATGATCCAGCAGGAGCTGGTCAATTTCGTGCCCAAAGAGGCTTCGCTGACCACCGTATTAACCCAAACCGAAGTGGATCCCAAAGACCCTGCCTTCCAAAAGCCGAGCAAGCCCGTCGGCCCCGTCTACAGCAAAGAAGAGGCCGATGCTGTCGCCGCCGAAAAAGGCTGGACGATGGCCCAAGACAACGATAAATACCGCCGCGTTGTTCCCAGCCCGCTGCCCACGCGTATTTTCGGGCTTAAGCCGTTGAAAACCCTTATCGAGCACAACTATATATTGATTTGTGCGGGCGGCGGCGGGATTCCCACCTATTACGACGAATCGGGAAGATTGTGCGGTGCCGAGGCCGTGATCGACAAAGACTTGGCCACAGCTTTGCTGGCCGCTTCGGTAGAAGCCGATATGTTGGTTATCGCCACCGACATTGATGGTGTTTATCTTGACTGGGGCACGGAAAAACAGCGCCTTGTGCAGGCGGCAAACCCCGATGAAATCGAAAAAATCGATTTTGCCGCAGGCTCGATGGGGCCGAAAGTTCAGGCGGCGGTCAATTTTGCCCGTTCAACCGGCAAAACCGCGGTAATCGGTGCTTTGCGCGATATCGAACGTATTGCGGCGGGGGAGGCAGGTACGCGTATCAGTATGGCCGTAAACGGCATAGAATGTGTGTGA